The sequence below is a genomic window from Lolium perenne isolate Kyuss_39 chromosome 4, Kyuss_2.0, whole genome shotgun sequence.
aaaaaaaaattaagggTCCGCCTAATGCTCATTGGAATGAGAATTAACTTAATTCTCATTCTAATGTCGTCACCTTTATTTAAAAACACAAATTCAGTTATAACCATATTGCAGCTCGAAAATGTTCAGTTGCACCATGATGCTGTGCAACTGGAAAAAAAAGTCAATTTAAAGTGAACAAAATTCAGTTGCAACCAGTAAGCAATTAGGAAAAGAATCAGTTGAAATCAGTTGCAATCGGAAAATTTTCAATTGCAATCATACTAAAACTCACCAATGTTCACGTAATATCCAACAACTAAGGAGTTGATTGGGCTCTAATGTAATTCCCATTCAAATAAGAATTAGCAAAATGGTTAAAATATAACACTTTTAGAGGTTCATTTAATTGTTGCCTTGAATAATGACTTTCCTAACAAAACTATATTCTTTGACATAGGTCAATTTCCGCCCTCAATACAACAATAGCTGAATAGTTTCCATTCTTCCAAGATGGATCGTCCAGAAAATATGATAAGTCAACTAATACAAGAGGATCATAGATCAAAGTGGATCGCACATAGCAATCACAGTGTGAAATGTTTCACAGAAGATGAGATAATAAGAATAACCAACAACTTTGAAACTATGCTCGGTAAAGGTTCCTTTGGAGAAGTTCACAAAGGAGTTCTTGAGGACCAAAGTATTGTTGCAGTGAAGAGGTTTATCCACAATGTAAAAGAAGACTTTGCCAAAGAGTTGACCATCCATAGTGAAATCAATCACAAGAACGTAGTCAGACTGGTCGGCTACTGCGCAGATGAAAATGCCCTAATGATGGTAACCGAGTATGTTACTAAAGGGAACTTAAGCGACGCCCTTCACCGGGAGAACACTCCCATCCCCTTGGATACTAGACTCAGAATTGCCATCGAGTGTGCAGAGGCATTGTGCTATATGCATTCACAAATGTATACTCGAGTTATTCATGGTGATATCAAGCCTGCTAATATACTCTTAGATGACAGGCTAAATGCGAAATTATCGGACTTTGGAATATCAAGGCTGGTCAACACAGAAAATACTCTATACACTCTAAATGTGACAGGAAGTATAGGTTACATGGACCCATTGTTTGCTCTGGATGGTCGGCTCACACCAAAGAGTGATGTTTATAGTTTCGGGGTTGTACTTGTGGAATTGATTACTAGAAAAAAAGCGAAAACAGATGATGGAGATGTTGGCTTGGTTAAAAGTTTTACTCAATCTCTTGCAAAAGGCATTAGGAGGGTGAGGGAGATGTTTGATGCGGAAATTGCAATCCCTGGCGACCTGAAGACTGTTGAAGAGATTGCAAAGTTGGCAGGTAAATGTCTGAGATTGGAGTTCGACAAACGTCCTGACATGTTAGAAGTTGCAGAACGTCTTCGCAAGCTTAGAAATGCTGCACATGAAAGGACAGCTCGGTTTTCCTGGGGAAGAAGATACAAGCCAGCCCAAGCCCAGACGAAATCATCACAAGAAAGCAACATTCGCAGCCAAATCGTGAGAAGTGCAGCTCCAGCTAAAGTGGCACCATCACAAGAAAGCAATAGTCGCAGCCAGAGCGTAAGAACTGCAGCTCAAGTTGAAGTGGCACCATCACAAGAGAGGAGTGGCACAAttcactatgtggggaattttcgCTTGAGCTCGACAGCAACAGATAATTTGTTAGAGCTGGTTGATTTGCTTCAGGCGCCGGCTGGTGGTTATACAGGTGGGAGTACGTACATGTTGAAGCTACGTGAGAATGGAGTCAAGTTGGCTGTGAAAAGGGTTAAGGGAGTGGACTTGTCGAAGGCCGAGTTTGAGCAGCGTGCCACGATGATTGGCGCCATCCAGAGCGAACACATCGTGCCACTGCAGGCGTATTACTATGACAAGAATGAGATTCTGTTAATGTATGATAACTTCCCCAGGGATAGCCTAGAACAAGCTCTCTACGGTACTGTACAGTCCTAGTGTATGTTTGCCTTTACATTTTTTTCTAATTCTTTTTGATGCATCAATAGTTGTTGATGTGTTGATGCAGGAGGGAGATGCACATGTCCGCTGGACTGGAAACAGCGTGTAGCCATTTCACTTGCTGCTGCGCGCGGTGTGGCGTACATCCACTCAGTTGGGCCATCGAGCTGCCACGGCAATATCAATTCGTCGAACGTCATACTCAAAGGTAAATATGGTGCACGCTTGTTGGAGCATGGCCTGACAACCTTTGGCTTGTTCCCTGGTGTCTCCGGCTACAGCGCGCCTGAGATCACCGACGCTAATAATTGGGTCTCTCAGGAAGCTGACGTCTACAGCTTTGGCGTGTTACTGCTAGAGCTTATCACCCGCAAGTCTCCTATAGTAAGGACAGAACATGCGGACAATGTATATTTGCCACAGTGGGTGCGCTCCGTTGCACGCCGGAAGTGGAGGGCGAAGGTGATTGACATGCAGCTCCTAGCACGGCAGCACGCGGAAGGGGATGATGAATTTATGGTGCGACTCCTGTTGCTTGGCATAAATTGCTGCAGCGAAGACGCCGAGTTAAGGCCTACAATGCATGATGTAGTGCAGCAGATCGAGGAGATGACAACTTGGGGCCTACAATGTCTCATGCCGGTTATTCTGGAGTCTACTTCCCTGAAAAAGAATTTTCATTGTAATTTTGCAATCTATCGGCTGCCGTACGCATTTGCTTATACACTCTGCATCGTTGGATTGATAATTCTATCAACTCAGCTGCAAATAAATGTAAAGAATTAGAGCCCTCCATACGTTTTCAGGATGCAGAGGAAGCTGTCCAGAAAGCTTCAGTAGCTCATAACAGAGCCGCCAATTGTTTCTCTTGAAATGGAGCACCAAACCTTAGCCTCTGCATGGATCGATACATATATCACTTATGAATCACTTAGGGTCGATACATATATCAACCATCAAAAAGAAGCAAAAGAAAACATGCATCGACTCTACACT
It includes:
- the LOC127332316 gene encoding uncharacterized protein, producing MDRPENMISQLIQEDHRSKWIAHSNHSVKCFTEDEIIRITNNFETMLGKGSFGEVHKGVLEDQSIVAVKRFIHNVKEDFAKELTIHSEINHKNVVRLVGYCADENALMMVTEYVTKGNLSDALHRENTPIPLDTRLRIAIECAEALCYMHSQMYTRVIHGDIKPANILLDDRLNAKLSDFGISRLVNTENTLYTLNVTGSIGYMDPLFALDGRLTPKSDVYSFGVVLVELITRKKAKTDDGDVGLVKSFTQSLAKGIRRVREMFDAEIAIPGDLKTVEEIAKLAGKCLRLEFDKRPDMLEVAERLRKLRNAAHERTARFSWGRRYKPAQAQTKSSQESNIRSQIVRSAAPAKVAPSQESNSRSQSVRTAAQVEVAPSQERSGTIHYVGNFRLSSTATDNLLELVDLLQAPAGGYTGGSTYMLKLRENGVKLAVKRVKGVDLSKAEFEQRATMIGAIQSEHIVPLQAYYYDKNEILLMYDNFPRDSLEQALYGGRCTCPLDWKQRVAISLAAARGVAYIHSVGPSSCHGNINSSNVILKGKYGARLLEHGLTTFGLFPGVSGYSAPEITDANNWVSQEADVYSFGVLLLELITRKSPIVRTEHADNVYLPQWVRSVARRKWRAKVIDMQLLARQHAEGDDEFMVRLLLLGINCCSEDAELRPTMHDVVQQIEEMTTWGLQCLMPVILESTSLKKNFHCNFAIYRLPYAFAYTLCIVGLIILSTQLQINVKN